A segment of the Salminus brasiliensis chromosome 5, fSalBra1.hap2, whole genome shotgun sequence genome:
AACGGGCTATGGCCTGGGGTCCATCATGTATGCTGGGCCCCCTGGTTCTGCTGCGGGTCGATCTGGGTCTGGGAGCTGCGCTGTCCTCCTCTGATGAGCTCAGCTCCTCATACACACCTGCGcaccagagagagacagagacagttacCTCCTCAAATATGTTTcaccatgtgtgtctgtgtttgtgtgtgtacttggGGGCACCATGAGTGTCTGACCTTGCTTCGCTCTCATACAGTGCATGTCTATGAGACTTGCTATCTTGGTGTGGCCATACATCATAGCTAACACTCTCGCCGTCTCACCCTTAAAATTTCTCTCTTCAACTTTTGCACCctgcaaagcacacacacacacacattttcatgaTACTACACATGAACAGAGCATTTTAACCTGAAAGTTATTGCTAACACCCAATTAGTCACAGATACACACTCACATGATCAAGCAAATACTGGACAATGATCTCATGGCCTGACGCTGCAGCCTCCATTAATGGAGTGAATCCCAACACTGGCTCCctaaaaaaaaggtcaaaagatcatatatatatatatatatatatatatgtgtgtgtgtgtgtgtgtgtgtttacaactGACAACTGTTGTGTGTGATGGCAGTTATACATGTGGAAGCATGAGTATGATCTTACTTGACGTTAGAATTTGCATTGTTGTCCAGGAGAAATTTGACCATCTGTTGATGTCCAGTGCTTGTGCTGTGCAGAAGAGCCGTCCAGCCTCGCCCATCTTTACGTTCAAGCTCTGCCCCTTGCTTTTTACAGCCAATTAGATGACAAAATTTACAAttaccatttttttttgtataaagtCACTGTATCAAtttatatattgtgatattaagtAATACGCTAACTATAAGTATCAATGAATCAACTAATCAAAATCATTTGTACCTGAAGGAGGAAGTAAGCGATGCTCTCGTTGCCGCAGCTAGCGGCTAGCATTAATGGTGTTAGTCCTTTAGCAGTGCTAGCATTAACACTAACGCCAGACTCCAGGAGCAGGTTAGCGATGTTGTCATGACCGATGTACGCTGCATACATCAGTGGAGTCCATCCTCCAAGGTTCTTCCCATCCACATCCACATCTCCTCTGGAGAggaacacataaacacacacattacaaaTACAGGTCATCCTACACTGTGTACACTGTGCTTGTACATTTTCAGTTAGCAGCAAACAACCTCTAATACTTTTAAGCAGAAACACCCGCTTCAACCTGTGTTAAGATGTTACATTCATGGATTTTTAATACCAATTTCAATATCAcgacaaaaaataaaaccaaTAAACTGCATATATgttttaaaatacttttttatgttttgtttgcTTGCAAGGACTTCAAAAACTGATCCTATCTTGTTGGAAATTGCTCATTTAGAGTGTTTTTTGGCTAAAAAGGCAATAGTTCGAGTTATTTGAACTGATTAGATATTTATATTAAGggtatttataatatattttaataaaaccattgttattatttcttttattatgttatattagtGTTATCTGGGTTCATTATATGGCAGATCTGCCCCGTCCCCTCTCTCAGCGGAAGCTGGGCGTCGGGCAGTTCAGCTTTTTTCACTAAAAACGACAAAAATGGCAAAACAGGGGATTTAAACCTGTAATATACCTTCTAAAACGCTTCATTGGGCAAACACGTTTTGGTAGCTTCAGTACCATAATAAACAAGTACCGTCACTGACGTATTGGTTCTTGTGACATACCCATACCTTAATCATACAATATCAAAAAAGATTTACTGATATACAGAAATATTATCTATTTCAGTATATCAGTATATCAGTCACTTGACCTGAGCAACCCTGTGTGACTCAGGAGTGGGTGACTTGAGTGATTTCCAATTCCAGGTTGAGTTTCATGCTGATCGGTCTGCctcattctctccctccctcttttatatacatacaaatcTATACAAGCCTACACAATCAAAGTGGTAAAGAGAGTAAACGCACTGGTTCATAAGGCAATAAATAGAAAGAGGCACTGATTGCAGATTGGGGAGCAAATCTTAATACTAAACAAAATACCAATATACAAACTTTAGTAAGAGTTGGACCTTACGAGTGCATTTCATATAGCAGGGATTAAATCCTAATCTCAATACCGACTAGTTCAGTAATTTCTATTCTTATAACAGAGATTTAATCACAATCtcaatactgactactgaccAGCTCAGTAATTaccatttttatattaaatcacaatctcaatactgactactgaccAGCTCAGTAATTaccatttttatattaaatcacaatctcaatactgactactgaccAGCTCAGTAATTACCATTCTTATATTAAATCACAATCtcaatactgactactgaccAGCTCAGTAATTACCATTCTTATATTAAATCACAATCtcaatactgactactgaccAGCTCAGTAATTACCATTCTTATATTAAATCACAATCTCATTACTGACTACTGACCAGCTCAGTAATTACCATTCTTATATTAAATCACAATCtcaatactgactactgaccAGCTCAGTAATTACCATTCTTATATTAAATCACAATCtcaatactgactactgaccAGCTCAGTAATTACCATTCATACTAGGGATGctccgatccgatattaggatggGATATTAATTccaatattaacaaaattagctggatcgggtatcggataaatAGGCcaatccatggaaccgatcctttcactttaatttgttggtgtgagactgaacTATAATCAATGCAAATAAAATCAATGACAAATTGCAAAGAaatttagtatatttagtatttagtaaatttatatctgtgttaatttgttacattatataaagtaatgtttaactcaatcctgatgccttaagtctctcccacataaTGAGGtgtacggtttattaattcagcaatggtatcggactggtatcCGGTATCGACCGATGAGCAAAGTTTATGTAACatatcagaactgaaaaagttggatcggtgcatccctaattcaTCCAGCAGAGATTTAATCACAAtcccaatactgactactgaccAGCAAAGGAGCAAAGTCAAATCTCTGAAATCACAGTTATTGTGAGTGGGGAGCAAATGaatatttatatgttttatgCTGAGTACTGATCGATTCAGTACTGACCCAACATATTTAGCTAGTAATCAATGATGACCATCTCGATACTGACCCTTGATCAGTTCAGTACTGACCTACTCAATGTTCAATACGACCTGAAAACTAGGTAATAACCAGCTGAGGCACATTAAAGCTTGACCTTCATAAAGCTGGAAAACGTTTAACCCCAATGTACCTCCGAATACACTCCACTACCACGTCGTACTGTCCGATGGAGCAGGCGGTGTGGAGGTCTAGCGGCACTCCTAGCTCCTCCGGGCGGATCAGGGCGCTCCCGCTGTGGGCAAACCATACGGACAGGCTTGCCCCCAGCTGCTCCGACTCGCTGGCTTCATCACTCAGTTCCGACATCCTCCAATAGACAAGCCTGAGAAAACACAAGAGCTTTTTACTAAAAAGGGTCAGGAAAGCCCGCTGCGTCGCGAGATCTGTGCCACAGTCCCGCTGGAGAGCAGTAACAGTTTTGAGGACATTTAAAACCTGAACTTCCAGCAATAGCCACCCCCAGTCTCGCCGAAAAGCTCCGCTAGTGCTATCAGATCTCTTTAACCCTTGTTTAACagctctgaattattatttcactgctttattattattaatattattattattattcagatgTACGAAGTCAGTGACTACAGATTCAAAGTTTTTAAGGCGAACTCGGGAATGTGGGCGAGTTATCTTATAGCTGCGGACAAAACCGTTTTACTCGAACGTGTCTACGTTGAGTAAATGTCAAAAGAAAAGGCAAACAATCCGTACTTACTACAACCAGCAGCTGAGGTTTGTGTGTTTCTCTAGAAAAACAACTCCATCGATTTTTAGTAGTTAACGGCACGGAGACAAATTCGTTTCGCACACAAGTTCTCATCTGTTCGGGCTAGCCTTTTCCAGACTCTGGGGATTTGTAGTCTTTTTCAAACTGCCCTTGTGTGGATTGGTAGCGCCTCTTGTGCCGTAAGAAACTACATATCCCATGAGCGACTACTAAACTAGCCGCCGTTACGTAGGTCATAAACTGTGCTGCtaatcttattttattttaatataaattatatccTTATGTTGCGCAGGTTTAAACACACCAGATACATAATCAtctttagtatttttttttaatacatcgCATTGTTTAAAGCTCGGCGATACTGTGTTTCCATGGCAACACCACCCCCGAcaccccccctccaaaaaaaaacaaaaaaaactcgACCATGTTTTATTTAGCTAGTTTAGCTATTTAACTAGCTAGTTTAATCCAAATCCACAGatccacattattattatactttacacgcctaaaataataataaaaaaatactaacACTGAAATATTACAGTAATAAGCAGGAATCACAaaatcaaacttttttttttttcatctttattcACTAAAGTCAAAAGTCTTATCCATGATCAACATGCACTGTATTTGGGTCAGTTTGCAACACAATTCAGGTGTAAAGTGTAGTTTTTCCCCAACGGAAACCAGCTACAGTGCCACTGCAGCTCATCTGCAGTCAATCACACGTCAAAGTTGAAACGAAACTCCTCTTGGGAGGGTCTGAAAACAAACTGCTCCAAGTGTCCATCGGCCTGCTCGGCAGCATGTGAAAGTCCATGTGTGTCCTGGGGTTTGTCTGTGCTGGGTGTCGTGTGTGTCTTTGTCTCGGCACGGCGGTGGAACACTGGTCTGCGGGAAGGTTCTGACACAGCAGTGACCCTTGCTGAGGTCATTGCTATTGAAACAGGGATGACCGGTTAGTTGTCTTTATAtttcacaaagaaagaaagaccataaaatgtttatttaccaATCTACAGAAGTTACATTATGCATAAGTTTGGGCACCGCTGGTCACATCACCTATTTTGTTAAGTGAAATAAGTAAACAAACTTTTCTACACATTTTAGACAACATTCCTATTTATTTTGTGAATTGAATACATTTGTGCCATTACGTATGCACACACCACATTTAATGCAGAGTATGTGAATAGCAAATATGCTGTAGAATGGACAGAAGTGTGTCAATAAGCTTCTGCATATGACTGTATAGCACCCCCTGCCAGATGCACTGCTTTCAGTTTCAGAACACTGAAACATGGTAAATTGTGAAAATAAAGGACTAGGATTAGCAAATACTGTTATATTTATTagcaaataaatgaaatcaaatggaTTCAGCAAAGAGTAAAGCCTTAAAGTAATTAGAGAGGACATTGGTACAGGATGGAATATATCAGGGAGGACAAAATACTATAACTATGATCTAATCCTGTAACTAGCCTGTAATATCACTGTGCGAGAGTGTACTGTGATGTTCTTAGTAgtgtgtttcttcctgtggggTATTGGAGTGTTTGGGCAGCTTCAGGGTGAtagcctacttttagatgctgAAGTGCTTGAGATAAAAACAGTTCAGTAGATCAGTAGATCATATATTGTGTGGCACTCAAGATGATCAGTATCAGAAAATAAAAAGGACCATCAATGGCTTGAGTAAATCCATCCTATGGTGCTAATGGTAAAACTGAATCTCACCAGACTGTATAAGTTTGAACTGTCTGTTCTTCTCCTCTTCCATCTTTTTCCTGTAATCTCCAGACACTGCCCTCATCACCTGCCTTTTTTTCACCACAGGAGCTTTTGAGCTTCGTAGGGTCTTCAGAGCATGACTGGCTTCCTCTCCttataaatacacaaacacacacacacagttacacaggaCGTTTGGtagcttgtgttttgtatgtatgtctgtctatgtgaCTTAATGTGTGTTACTCACTTTGCCTGGCAGATGATTTTTGAGTTTTCAGACCCAGCTCCAGCTGCTCGATGCACCAGTCCAGTTCTCTATTAAGCTGCTCCTCTGAaggcttacacacatacacacacacaatatgtgCACTGAAAGGCCATACACAGTCTTCAATCTAACAATAAGGTCAATGCTGATGTGTTTACTAACCATTGCAACGATCTCCTGTTTGGGAGCTTCTTCTGCtattttactcatttttttCTGCTGCTTGTCCACCACaacctcccctcctcctcctcctcctcctcctcctttcttcttctgcttcttcttgaCTTTACTTCTTGAAAAGTCTGCATTTACCTCTGCACTTAGTTTAGGTTCTGCCATCTCTGTTTTGTCTGTCTGCATGGCTTCAATTTCTGGCCCACCACTCTG
Coding sequences within it:
- the c5h8orf33 gene encoding UPF0488 protein C8orf33 homolog, which gives rise to MEEGVTGKELQGGSSSTQADFHWKRSDNSFAFNFLPGVSSCPTHSLVDPWRAESSDAGGAFAFNFQIPVGTVQSGGPEIEAMQTDKTEMAEPKLSAEVNADFSRSKVKKKQKKKGGGGGGGGGEVVVDKQQKKMSKIAEEAPKQEIVAMPSEEQLNRELDWCIEQLELGLKTQKSSARQREEASHALKTLRSSKAPVVKKRQVMRAVSGDYRKKMEEEKNRQFKLIQSAMTSARVTAVSEPSRRPVFHRRAETKTHTTPSTDKPQDTHGLSHAAEQADGHLEQFVFRPSQEEFRFNFDV